The proteins below are encoded in one region of Halichoerus grypus chromosome X, mHalGry1.hap1.1, whole genome shotgun sequence:
- the USP11 gene encoding ubiquitin carboxyl-terminal hydrolase 11 isoform X5: MWRLRPRTESRSAKKCRALRASGARSRMARVGESVHCGLAKAGSSWSSTGTNSGKCTCREETRTPAPSLAASIMLTSLKVVELPSVQKVEVYPVELLLVRHSDMDTPHTAQFSHTDSVDLVLRTAREQFLVSPQEETRLWIKNAEGSFERLCNTRVTLLDAALRTGQVVIMETRNKDGTWPSAQPQAVNTALEEEEEFQGQPGICGLTNLGNTCFMNSALQCLSNVPQLTEYFLKNRYLEELNFCNPLGMKGEIAEAYADLVKQAWSGHHRSIVPHVFKTKVGHFASQFLGYQQHDSQELLSFLLDGLHEDLNRVKKKEYVELCDAAGRPDQEVAQEAWQNHKRRNDSVIVDTFHGLFKSTLVCPDCGNVSVTFDPFCYLSVPLPVSHKRVMEVFFVSMDPRRKPEQHRLVVPKKGKISDLCVALAKHTGMSPERMMVADVFSHRFYKIYQLEESLSSILDRDDIFIYEVSGRSAIGENSREDVVLPIYLRERTPARDYNNSYYGLMLFGHPLLVSVPRDRLSWDALYHILLYRLSRYVTRPSSDDEDDGDEKADMEDKDNIPKPGHVAGGSSQDSGPEQAGPSSGVAGGSRAPVDNSPGPSHWPQRARRKHLFTLQTVNSNGTSDRSTFNEDTHGVSFSSQPYIAIDWEPEMKKRYYDEVEAEGYVKHDCVGYVLKKAPVRLQECIELFTTVETLEKENPWYCPTCKQHQLATKKLDLWMLPETLIIHLKRFSYTKFSREKLDTLVEFPIRDLDFSEFVMKPQNESAPELYKYDLIAVSNHYGGLRDGHYTTFACNKDSGQWHYFDDNSVSPVTENQIESKAAYVLFYQRQDVARRLQPQPGLADPPASPACDSPPSSEFMDVN; this comes from the exons GTTCCTCGTGGAGCAGCACTGGTACAAACAGTGGGAAGTGTACGTGCAGGGAGGAGACCAGGACTCCGGCACCTTCCCTGGCTGCATCAATAATGCTGACCTCTTTGAAG GTTGTGGAGCTGCCCAGCGTCCAGAAGGTCGAAGTGTACCCAGTAGAACTGCTGCTTGTCCGGCACAGTGATATGGACACACCTCACACTGCTCAATTCAGCCATACAGATTCTGTTG ACCTCGTTTTGCGCACCGCCCGAGAGCAATTTCTGGTGAGCCCCCAGGAAGAGACACGGCTGTGGATCAAGAACGCAGAGGGCTCTTTTGAGAGATTGTGCAACACCCGCGTCACACTTCTTGACGCTGCCCTCAGGACTGGGCAG gtggtcatcatggagaccCGAAACAAGGATGGCACTTGGCCCAGTGCCCAGCCACAGGCCGT GAACACTGcgttggaggaggaggaggaattccAGGGCCAGCCAGGCATCTGTGGTCTCACCAACCTGGGCAACACGTGCTTCATGAACTCGGCCCTGCAG TGCCTCAGCAACGTGCCACAGCTCACCGAGTACTTCCTTAAAAACCGCTACCTGGAGGAGCTCAACTTCTGCAACCCGCTGGGCATGAAGGGGGAGATCGCAGAGGCCTACGCGGACCTGGTGAAGCAGGCCTGGTCTGGCCACCACCGGTCCATCGTGCCTCATGTGTTTAAG ACCAAGGTCGGCCACTTTGCGTCCCAGTTTCTGGGCTACCAGCAGCATGACTCACAGGAGCTGCTATCGTTCCTCCTGGATGGGCTGCATGAGGACCTCAATCGTGTCAAAAAGAAGGAATATGTGGAGTTGTGCGATGCTGCTGGGCGGCCAGATCAG GAGGTCGCTCAGGAGGCCTGGCAGAACCACAAACGGCGGAATGATTCTGTGATCGTGGACACTTTCCACGGTCTCTTCAAGTCCACGCTGGTGTGCCCTGATTGTGGCAATGTGTCTGTGACCTTCGACCCCTTCTGCTACCTCAGCGTCCCATTGCCTGTCAGCCACAAGAGGGTCATGGAGGTCTTCTTTGTCTCCATGGATCCTCGCCGCAAGCCAGAGCAG CACCGGCTCGTGGTCCCCAAGAAGGGCAAGATCTCGGATCTGTGTGTGGCTCTGGCCAAACACACTGGCATGTCGCCAGAGAGG ATGATGGTGGCCGATGTCTTCAGTCACCGCTTCTATAAGATCTACCAGCTGGAGGAGTCTCTGAGCAGCATCTTGGACCGAGATGATATTTTCAT ATACGAGGTGTCAGGCAGGTCTGCTATTGGTGAGAACTCCAGGGAGGACGTTGTGCTTCCTATCTACCTGCGGGAGCGCACCCCAGCCCGGGACTACAACAACTCTTACTACGGCCTCATGCTCTTTGGGCACCCGCTCCTGGTGTCGGTGCCCCGTGACCGGCTCTCCTGGGATGCCCTCTATCACATCCTGCTCTACCGCCTCTC GCGCTATGTGACCAGGCCCAGCTCGGATGACGAGGACGACGGGGATGAGaaag CAGACATGGAGGATAAGGACAACATCCCCAAGCCGGGACATGTGGCTGGGGGCAGCTCCCAAGATTCTGGGCCGGAGCAGGCTGGGCCCAGCTCCGGAGTCGCGGGCGGGAGCCGGGCCCCCGTGGACAACTCCCCTGGACCATCTCACTGGCCCCAGAGGGCGCGGCGCAAGCACCTGTTCACCCTGCAGACCGTGAACTCCAATGGGACCAGCGACCGCTCGACCTTCAACGAGGATACCCATGGTGTCTCCTTCAGCT CCCAGCCGTACATCGCCATCGACTGGGAGCCAGAGATGAAGAAGCGTTACTATGACGAGGTGGAGGCTGAG GGCTACGTGAAGCACGACTGCGTCGGGTACGTGCTGAAGAAGGCTCCGGTGCGGCTGCAGGAGTGCATTGAGCTCTTCACCACTGTCGAGACTCTGGAGAAGGAAAATCCCTG GTACTGCCCCACCTGCAAGCAGCACCAGCTGGCCACCAAGAAGCTGGACCTGTGGATGCTCCCCGAGACGCTCATCATCCACCTGAAGCGCTTTTCCTACACCAAGTTCTCCCGCGAGAAGCTGGACACCCTTGTGGAGTTTCCTATCCG GGACCTGGACTTCTCCGAGTTTGTCATGAAGCCGCAGAACGAGTCGGCGCCAGAGCTGTACAAATACGATCTCATCGCAGTTTCCAACCATTACGGGGGCCTGCGTGACGGACACT ACACGACATTTGCCTGCAACAAGGACAGTGGCCAGTGGCACTACTTCGACGACAACAGCGTCTCACCTGTGACTGAGAACCAGATTGAG TCCAAGGCAGCCTACGTTCTCTTCTACCAACGCCAGGATGTGGCGCGTCgcctgcagccccagcccggCTTAGCTGACCCCCCGGCATCCCCTGCCTGCGATTCCCCGCCCAGCTCTGAGTTCATGGATGTAAACTGA
- the USP11 gene encoding ubiquitin carboxyl-terminal hydrolase 11 isoform X6 — MLTSLKVVELPSVQKVEVYPVELLLVRHSDMDTPHTAQFSHTDSVDLVLRTAREQFLVSPQEETRLWIKNAEGSFERLCNTRVTLLDAALRTGQVVIMETRNKDGTWPSAQPQAVNTALEEEEEFQGQPGICGLTNLGNTCFMNSALQCLSNVPQLTEYFLKNRYLEELNFCNPLGMKGEIAEAYADLVKQAWSGHHRSIVPHVFKTKVGHFASQFLGYQQHDSQELLSFLLDGLHEDLNRVKKKEYVELCDAAGRPDQEVAQEAWQNHKRRNDSVIVDTFHGLFKSTLVCPDCGNVSVTFDPFCYLSVPLPVSHKRVMEVFFVSMDPRRKPEQHRLVVPKKGKISDLCVALAKHTGMSPERMMVADVFSHRFYKIYQLEESLSSILDRDDIFIYEVSGRSAIGENSREDVVLPIYLRERTPARDYNNSYYGLMLFGHPLLVSVPRDRLSWDALYHILLYRLSRYVTRPSSDDEDDGDEKADMEDKDNIPKPGHVAGGSSQDSGPEQAGPSSGVAGGSRAPVDNSPGPSHWPQRARRKHLFTLQTVNSNGTSDRSTFNEDTHGVSFSSQPYIAIDWEPEMKKRYYDEVEAEGYVKHDCVGYVLKKAPVRLQECIELFTTVETLEKENPWYCPTCKQHQLATKKLDLWMLPETLIIHLKRFSYTKFSREKLDTLVEFPIRDLDFSEFVMKPQNESAPELYKYDLIAVSNHYGGLRDGHYTTFACNKDSGQWHYFDDNSVSPVTENQIESKAAYVLFYQRQDVARRLQPQPGLADPPASPACDSPPSSEFMDVN, encoded by the exons ATGCTGACCTCTTTGAAG GTTGTGGAGCTGCCCAGCGTCCAGAAGGTCGAAGTGTACCCAGTAGAACTGCTGCTTGTCCGGCACAGTGATATGGACACACCTCACACTGCTCAATTCAGCCATACAGATTCTGTTG ACCTCGTTTTGCGCACCGCCCGAGAGCAATTTCTGGTGAGCCCCCAGGAAGAGACACGGCTGTGGATCAAGAACGCAGAGGGCTCTTTTGAGAGATTGTGCAACACCCGCGTCACACTTCTTGACGCTGCCCTCAGGACTGGGCAG gtggtcatcatggagaccCGAAACAAGGATGGCACTTGGCCCAGTGCCCAGCCACAGGCCGT GAACACTGcgttggaggaggaggaggaattccAGGGCCAGCCAGGCATCTGTGGTCTCACCAACCTGGGCAACACGTGCTTCATGAACTCGGCCCTGCAG TGCCTCAGCAACGTGCCACAGCTCACCGAGTACTTCCTTAAAAACCGCTACCTGGAGGAGCTCAACTTCTGCAACCCGCTGGGCATGAAGGGGGAGATCGCAGAGGCCTACGCGGACCTGGTGAAGCAGGCCTGGTCTGGCCACCACCGGTCCATCGTGCCTCATGTGTTTAAG ACCAAGGTCGGCCACTTTGCGTCCCAGTTTCTGGGCTACCAGCAGCATGACTCACAGGAGCTGCTATCGTTCCTCCTGGATGGGCTGCATGAGGACCTCAATCGTGTCAAAAAGAAGGAATATGTGGAGTTGTGCGATGCTGCTGGGCGGCCAGATCAG GAGGTCGCTCAGGAGGCCTGGCAGAACCACAAACGGCGGAATGATTCTGTGATCGTGGACACTTTCCACGGTCTCTTCAAGTCCACGCTGGTGTGCCCTGATTGTGGCAATGTGTCTGTGACCTTCGACCCCTTCTGCTACCTCAGCGTCCCATTGCCTGTCAGCCACAAGAGGGTCATGGAGGTCTTCTTTGTCTCCATGGATCCTCGCCGCAAGCCAGAGCAG CACCGGCTCGTGGTCCCCAAGAAGGGCAAGATCTCGGATCTGTGTGTGGCTCTGGCCAAACACACTGGCATGTCGCCAGAGAGG ATGATGGTGGCCGATGTCTTCAGTCACCGCTTCTATAAGATCTACCAGCTGGAGGAGTCTCTGAGCAGCATCTTGGACCGAGATGATATTTTCAT ATACGAGGTGTCAGGCAGGTCTGCTATTGGTGAGAACTCCAGGGAGGACGTTGTGCTTCCTATCTACCTGCGGGAGCGCACCCCAGCCCGGGACTACAACAACTCTTACTACGGCCTCATGCTCTTTGGGCACCCGCTCCTGGTGTCGGTGCCCCGTGACCGGCTCTCCTGGGATGCCCTCTATCACATCCTGCTCTACCGCCTCTC GCGCTATGTGACCAGGCCCAGCTCGGATGACGAGGACGACGGGGATGAGaaag CAGACATGGAGGATAAGGACAACATCCCCAAGCCGGGACATGTGGCTGGGGGCAGCTCCCAAGATTCTGGGCCGGAGCAGGCTGGGCCCAGCTCCGGAGTCGCGGGCGGGAGCCGGGCCCCCGTGGACAACTCCCCTGGACCATCTCACTGGCCCCAGAGGGCGCGGCGCAAGCACCTGTTCACCCTGCAGACCGTGAACTCCAATGGGACCAGCGACCGCTCGACCTTCAACGAGGATACCCATGGTGTCTCCTTCAGCT CCCAGCCGTACATCGCCATCGACTGGGAGCCAGAGATGAAGAAGCGTTACTATGACGAGGTGGAGGCTGAG GGCTACGTGAAGCACGACTGCGTCGGGTACGTGCTGAAGAAGGCTCCGGTGCGGCTGCAGGAGTGCATTGAGCTCTTCACCACTGTCGAGACTCTGGAGAAGGAAAATCCCTG GTACTGCCCCACCTGCAAGCAGCACCAGCTGGCCACCAAGAAGCTGGACCTGTGGATGCTCCCCGAGACGCTCATCATCCACCTGAAGCGCTTTTCCTACACCAAGTTCTCCCGCGAGAAGCTGGACACCCTTGTGGAGTTTCCTATCCG GGACCTGGACTTCTCCGAGTTTGTCATGAAGCCGCAGAACGAGTCGGCGCCAGAGCTGTACAAATACGATCTCATCGCAGTTTCCAACCATTACGGGGGCCTGCGTGACGGACACT ACACGACATTTGCCTGCAACAAGGACAGTGGCCAGTGGCACTACTTCGACGACAACAGCGTCTCACCTGTGACTGAGAACCAGATTGAG TCCAAGGCAGCCTACGTTCTCTTCTACCAACGCCAGGATGTGGCGCGTCgcctgcagccccagcccggCTTAGCTGACCCCCCGGCATCCCCTGCCTGCGATTCCCCGCCCAGCTCTGAGTTCATGGATGTAAACTGA
- the USP11 gene encoding ubiquitin carboxyl-terminal hydrolase 11 isoform X3: MAAVAANVAAAAEDREPQREEVPGLESQRRQIENGKSGRERPLRAGESWFLVEQHWYKQWEVYVQGGDQDSGTFPGCINNADLFEDQVNWRLKKGLVEGEDYVLLPAAAWHYLVDWYGLEHGQPPIERKVVELPSVQKVEVYPVELLLVRHSDMDTPHTAQFSHTDSVDLVLRTAREQFLVSPQEETRLWIKNAEGSFERLCNTRVTLLDAALRTGQVVIMETRNKDGTWPSAQPQAVNTALEEEEEFQGQPGICGLTNLGNTCFMNSALQCLSNVPQLTEYFLKNRYLEELNFCNPLGMKGEIAEAYADLVKQAWSGHHRSIVPHVFKTKVGHFASQFLGYQQHDSQELLSFLLDGLHEDLNRVKKKEYVELCDAAGRPDQEVAQEAWQNHKRRNDSVIVDTFHGLFKSTLVCPDCGNVSVTFDPFCYLSVPLPVSHKRVMEVFFVSMDPRRKPEQHRLVVPKKGKISDLCVALAKHTGMSPERMMVADVFSHRFYKIYQLEESLSSILDRDDIFIYEVSGRSAIGENSREDVVLPIYLRERTPARDYNNSYYGLMLFGHPLLVSVPRDRLSWDALYHILLYRLSRYVTRPSSDDEDDGDEKADMEDKDNIPKPGHVAGGSSQDSGPEQAGPSSGVAGGSRAPVDNSPGPSHWPQRARRKHLFTLQTVNSNGTSDRSTFNEDTHAQPYIAIDWEPEMKKRYYDEVEAEGYVKHDCVGYVLKKAPVRLQECIELFTTVETLEKENPWYCPTCKQHQLATKKLDLWMLPETLIIHLKRFSYTKFSREKLDTLVEFPIRDLDFSEFVMKPQNESAPELYKYDLIAVSNHYGGLRDGHYTTFACNKDSGQWHYFDDNSVSPVTENQIESKAAYVLFYQRQDVARRLQPQPGLADPPASPACDSPPSSEFMDVN, translated from the exons GTTCCTCGTGGAGCAGCACTGGTACAAACAGTGGGAAGTGTACGTGCAGGGAGGAGACCAGGACTCCGGCACCTTCCCTGGCTGCATCAATAATGCTGACCTCTTTGAAG ACCAGGTAAACTGGCGCCTCAAGAAGGGTCTAGTGGAAGGTGAAGACTATGTGCTGCTCCCGGCGGCTGCTTGGCATTACCTGGTCGACTGGTACGGTCTAGAGCATGGCCAGCCACCCATTGAACGCAAG GTTGTGGAGCTGCCCAGCGTCCAGAAGGTCGAAGTGTACCCAGTAGAACTGCTGCTTGTCCGGCACAGTGATATGGACACACCTCACACTGCTCAATTCAGCCATACAGATTCTGTTG ACCTCGTTTTGCGCACCGCCCGAGAGCAATTTCTGGTGAGCCCCCAGGAAGAGACACGGCTGTGGATCAAGAACGCAGAGGGCTCTTTTGAGAGATTGTGCAACACCCGCGTCACACTTCTTGACGCTGCCCTCAGGACTGGGCAG gtggtcatcatggagaccCGAAACAAGGATGGCACTTGGCCCAGTGCCCAGCCACAGGCCGT GAACACTGcgttggaggaggaggaggaattccAGGGCCAGCCAGGCATCTGTGGTCTCACCAACCTGGGCAACACGTGCTTCATGAACTCGGCCCTGCAG TGCCTCAGCAACGTGCCACAGCTCACCGAGTACTTCCTTAAAAACCGCTACCTGGAGGAGCTCAACTTCTGCAACCCGCTGGGCATGAAGGGGGAGATCGCAGAGGCCTACGCGGACCTGGTGAAGCAGGCCTGGTCTGGCCACCACCGGTCCATCGTGCCTCATGTGTTTAAG ACCAAGGTCGGCCACTTTGCGTCCCAGTTTCTGGGCTACCAGCAGCATGACTCACAGGAGCTGCTATCGTTCCTCCTGGATGGGCTGCATGAGGACCTCAATCGTGTCAAAAAGAAGGAATATGTGGAGTTGTGCGATGCTGCTGGGCGGCCAGATCAG GAGGTCGCTCAGGAGGCCTGGCAGAACCACAAACGGCGGAATGATTCTGTGATCGTGGACACTTTCCACGGTCTCTTCAAGTCCACGCTGGTGTGCCCTGATTGTGGCAATGTGTCTGTGACCTTCGACCCCTTCTGCTACCTCAGCGTCCCATTGCCTGTCAGCCACAAGAGGGTCATGGAGGTCTTCTTTGTCTCCATGGATCCTCGCCGCAAGCCAGAGCAG CACCGGCTCGTGGTCCCCAAGAAGGGCAAGATCTCGGATCTGTGTGTGGCTCTGGCCAAACACACTGGCATGTCGCCAGAGAGG ATGATGGTGGCCGATGTCTTCAGTCACCGCTTCTATAAGATCTACCAGCTGGAGGAGTCTCTGAGCAGCATCTTGGACCGAGATGATATTTTCAT ATACGAGGTGTCAGGCAGGTCTGCTATTGGTGAGAACTCCAGGGAGGACGTTGTGCTTCCTATCTACCTGCGGGAGCGCACCCCAGCCCGGGACTACAACAACTCTTACTACGGCCTCATGCTCTTTGGGCACCCGCTCCTGGTGTCGGTGCCCCGTGACCGGCTCTCCTGGGATGCCCTCTATCACATCCTGCTCTACCGCCTCTC GCGCTATGTGACCAGGCCCAGCTCGGATGACGAGGACGACGGGGATGAGaaag CAGACATGGAGGATAAGGACAACATCCCCAAGCCGGGACATGTGGCTGGGGGCAGCTCCCAAGATTCTGGGCCGGAGCAGGCTGGGCCCAGCTCCGGAGTCGCGGGCGGGAGCCGGGCCCCCGTGGACAACTCCCCTGGACCATCTCACTGGCCCCAGAGGGCGCGGCGCAAGCACCTGTTCACCCTGCAGACCGTGAACTCCAATGGGACCAGCGACCGCTCGACCTTCAACGAGGATACCCATG CCCAGCCGTACATCGCCATCGACTGGGAGCCAGAGATGAAGAAGCGTTACTATGACGAGGTGGAGGCTGAG GGCTACGTGAAGCACGACTGCGTCGGGTACGTGCTGAAGAAGGCTCCGGTGCGGCTGCAGGAGTGCATTGAGCTCTTCACCACTGTCGAGACTCTGGAGAAGGAAAATCCCTG GTACTGCCCCACCTGCAAGCAGCACCAGCTGGCCACCAAGAAGCTGGACCTGTGGATGCTCCCCGAGACGCTCATCATCCACCTGAAGCGCTTTTCCTACACCAAGTTCTCCCGCGAGAAGCTGGACACCCTTGTGGAGTTTCCTATCCG GGACCTGGACTTCTCCGAGTTTGTCATGAAGCCGCAGAACGAGTCGGCGCCAGAGCTGTACAAATACGATCTCATCGCAGTTTCCAACCATTACGGGGGCCTGCGTGACGGACACT ACACGACATTTGCCTGCAACAAGGACAGTGGCCAGTGGCACTACTTCGACGACAACAGCGTCTCACCTGTGACTGAGAACCAGATTGAG TCCAAGGCAGCCTACGTTCTCTTCTACCAACGCCAGGATGTGGCGCGTCgcctgcagccccagcccggCTTAGCTGACCCCCCGGCATCCCCTGCCTGCGATTCCCCGCCCAGCTCTGAGTTCATGGATGTAAACTGA